One Nitrospira sp. DNA window includes the following coding sequences:
- a CDS encoding Phenylalanyl-tRNA synthetase beta chain, with protein sequence MPTISLQRDDLETLIAGPDEKPARIPVDQLEQWLMLVKGELKGHNPETGELRIELQDSNRPDLWCCEGIARQIRIKQRGEADPYPFFRRSEKVAGKLVVAPGLDRVRPYVAACAAVGYRVTAAGLSQLIQTQEKLADIFGRKRRTVSIGLYRLSRIVFPVSYDLVKPDDVRFTPLGMETLMTLREILMVHPKGVEYGGIVGGHDRVPVLRDAKGQVLSFPPIINSREIGEVQVGDHELFVEVTGTDLPMVALTLNIFAANLADRGAVITPVEIQSPVSTAFGRRWNTPVDFGKPRTIPLKAIESALGEALGGKEVVGALTSYGYRARSTGRKVTVQLPPYRNDLLHTVDVVEDVAISQGYARFAPVMPSQFTVGGLSRLEQMADRVRHLMVGMEFQEIISNIMGSHREFCTRMRLDGTEWAKVVEVDNVMSLSYSCLRQWITPSLLQVEANSSRAFYPHRMFEVGEVAVPDKAVDVGSRTVTVLGAVMAHAGAHFSEIHSCLDLLLYYLDRPFTLEPVAHPSFLDGRAGQIVSGGRVIGLLGELHPEVLEQWQIGVPAVALELEIDRLLDEA encoded by the coding sequence ATGCCCACTATTTCTCTGCAACGAGACGACCTCGAAACCTTGATCGCCGGACCGGACGAGAAGCCGGCCCGCATCCCGGTCGACCAGCTTGAGCAGTGGTTGATGCTGGTGAAGGGTGAATTGAAAGGGCACAATCCGGAAACGGGCGAGTTGCGCATCGAGCTGCAGGACAGCAACCGTCCGGATCTCTGGTGCTGCGAAGGGATCGCGCGACAGATCAGGATCAAGCAGCGCGGAGAGGCGGATCCGTACCCCTTCTTCAGAAGGTCGGAGAAGGTGGCGGGGAAGCTTGTCGTGGCGCCTGGCTTGGACAGGGTACGCCCCTACGTGGCGGCTTGTGCTGCGGTGGGGTATCGCGTGACGGCGGCGGGCTTGTCGCAGCTGATTCAGACACAAGAAAAGCTTGCCGACATTTTCGGGCGCAAGCGGCGCACCGTATCCATCGGATTGTATCGCCTGTCGCGCATCGTCTTTCCGGTGTCGTACGATCTGGTCAAGCCGGATGACGTGCGGTTCACCCCGCTGGGCATGGAGACCCTGATGACCCTGCGGGAGATCCTCATGGTCCATCCCAAAGGGGTCGAGTACGGCGGCATCGTCGGAGGCCATGACCGGGTTCCCGTGCTGCGGGACGCGAAGGGGCAGGTGCTGTCGTTTCCTCCGATCATCAACAGCCGGGAAATCGGAGAGGTGCAGGTCGGGGACCATGAACTGTTCGTCGAAGTCACTGGTACCGACCTTCCCATGGTCGCGCTGACGCTGAATATCTTTGCCGCCAACCTCGCCGATCGCGGCGCCGTGATTACGCCGGTGGAAATTCAGTCGCCGGTGAGTACCGCCTTTGGACGGCGATGGAACACGCCGGTTGATTTTGGGAAGCCACGGACGATTCCCCTCAAGGCTATCGAATCGGCGCTGGGAGAGGCCTTGGGAGGGAAGGAAGTGGTTGGGGCGCTCACGTCGTATGGCTACCGAGCCAGGTCAACCGGGCGGAAGGTGACGGTGCAGCTCCCGCCCTATCGAAACGATCTGTTGCATACGGTCGATGTGGTGGAGGATGTGGCGATCAGCCAGGGCTATGCGCGCTTTGCTCCGGTGATGCCCTCCCAGTTTACGGTCGGTGGTCTGTCTCGATTGGAACAGATGGCCGACCGGGTCCGCCATCTCATGGTGGGGATGGAATTCCAGGAGATCATTTCCAACATCATGGGCTCGCACCGGGAATTTTGCACGAGGATGCGTCTGGACGGCACCGAGTGGGCGAAGGTCGTGGAAGTGGACAACGTGATGTCCCTCAGCTATTCCTGCCTCCGTCAGTGGATCACGCCTTCGTTACTGCAGGTGGAGGCGAATTCAAGCCGGGCGTTCTATCCACACCGCATGTTCGAAGTCGGTGAGGTCGCCGTCCCCGACAAGGCGGTCGATGTCGGGTCTCGGACTGTGACGGTGCTGGGGGCGGTCATGGCCCATGCGGGGGCCCATTTCTCGGAAATCCATTCCTGTCTGGATCTGTTGTTGTATTACCTGGATCGGCCATTCACGCTTGAGCCGGTGGCCCATCCCTCGTTTCTCGATGGTCGGGCCGGACAGATCGTTTCGGGCGGTCGAGTGATCGGGCTGCTGGGAGAGTTGCACCCCGAGGTGCTGGAGCAGTGGCAGATCGGCGTGCCGGCGGTGGCGTTGGAGTTGGAGATCGATCGGTTGTTGGATGAGGCGTGA